A region from the bacterium genome encodes:
- the prfB gene encoding peptide chain release factor 2, producing MNWKTFGGFFDLENKTKEINKLSKELEQEGFWQDVENAKKVMKKLDSLKETHAKWDRLHKDIEDAGVLYELAKEEDDKGVLDEVSSSVARIDKEIEKWQLEVLLAGKYDKLGCFLSIKPGAGGTESCDWAQMLLRMYTRWAERNNMAAELVDVTAAEEAGIKYASLRFSKEFSYGYLKGEKGIHRLVRVSPFDAQHRRHTSFASVEVIPKIDEEFKLDIKDVDLRIDTFRSSGPGGQHVNMTDSAVRITHLPTKIVAQAQSEKSQHQNKFIAMELLMSRLYSHFQEIEKEKQKKIFGEKQNIQWGSQARSYVLYPYTLVKDHRTGTEQTNAENVLDGDIDPFIFDYLRNKKTE from the coding sequence AGCAAGGAGCTTGAACAGGAAGGATTTTGGCAGGATGTTGAGAATGCGAAGAAGGTTATGAAGAAGCTTGATTCTTTAAAGGAAACACACGCCAAATGGGATAGGTTGCATAAAGATATAGAAGATGCGGGCGTTCTTTATGAATTGGCGAAAGAAGAAGATGATAAGGGAGTTTTGGATGAGGTTTCGTCTTCTGTTGCAAGGATAGATAAGGAAATAGAGAAATGGCAGTTGGAGGTTTTGTTAGCAGGCAAGTACGATAAGCTGGGTTGTTTCCTTTCGATAAAACCGGGCGCGGGTGGTACGGAGTCGTGCGATTGGGCGCAGATGCTACTTCGGATGTATACAAGATGGGCGGAACGCAACAATATGGCGGCGGAGTTGGTGGATGTTACTGCGGCTGAAGAGGCGGGCATAAAATACGCAAGTTTGCGTTTTTCAAAAGAATTTTCTTACGGTTATCTGAAAGGTGAAAAAGGTATACACAGGTTGGTTAGGGTCTCTCCGTTTGATGCCCAGCACAGGAGGCATACTTCGTTTGCGTCTGTTGAGGTTATACCTAAAATAGATGAGGAGTTTAAACTGGATATAAAAGATGTGGATTTAAGGATAGATACTTTTCGTTCTTCGGGGCCGGGCGGACAGCATGTTAATATGACGGATTCTGCGGTAAGAATAACTCATCTTCCCACAAAAATAGTTGCTCAAGCTCAATCGGAAAAGTCGCAACATCAGAATAAATTTATTGCTATGGAGTTGTTGATGTCGAGGCTTTATAGTCATTTCCAGGAAATAGAAAAAGAGAAGCAGAAAAAGATATTCGGAGAGAAGCAAAATATCCAGTGGGGAAGTCAGGCTCGCAGTTATGTGCTTTATCCTTATACGCTTGTTAAAGACCATCGTACTGGAACCGAACAAACGAATGCGGAAAATGTTTTAGACGGGGATATAGATCCTTTTATTTTCGATTATCTTAGAAACAAGAAAACTGAATAA